The following DNA comes from Bacteroidia bacterium.
AAAACCATTAAAAAATTGGCTTCTAAGCTCAATTTAAATGGAAAATCTTCTGAAGAGAAAATTAAAACAATCGAGAATTATATTAAAACTAATATTCAAATGGAGGAACAACTGCCGGAAAGTACCATTGAACAAACCTTGAAAAACAAATATGGTAATCTGGTCTCTGTCCTTCAACTTTACGTGTTGCTATTGGATGAATCGGAGGTTAAATATGAATTAGTTTTTACCTCTGATCGTACCAAACAACCCTTCGATCCCGATTTCGAATCCCCCTCTTTTCTCGACAACTATTTGCTGTTTTTTCCGGAATCTGGTAAATACATCGCTCCTTTTAATATGTTAATGCGTTTCGGACTTTTTCCTGAAAGCTTAGCCTATTCTCAAGGACTTTTTATTAAATCCATTAAGTTGGGTGAAACACGGTCGGCCGTTTGTAGTATCAAGAAAATTAATGGTCTTACTGCTGAACAAAACTTCAACGACCTGACTATTGTAGCTAAACTGGATAGTAAATTAGAAAAAATTGAGTTCGATTTTACCCACTCTCTCGGCGGAATGGAATCACTGCAATTAAGACCATATTACTTCTTTTTGGAAGGTGAAAAAAGAAAGGAGTTGGTTGATGAGTCTATTAAAAGCTATTACAAGGATGCCGAAATTAAAGATCCAAAAGTGGAAAATTATGATCTGGAAAAAACTTCTATGGATGTGCCATGTATTCTTTCCGCTCACCTAATGGTTAAGCAAATGGTTGAAACGGCAGGAAATACCTACTTGGTTAAATTTGGCGATCTCATAGGCCCTCAGGCTGAAATGTATGATGAAAGTGAACGAATAAATCCGGTATTCTATGGAAATGCTCACCAATATCACAGGGTAATTACTTTTGAAATCCCAGCCGGTTATAAAGTTAAAGGGGCAGAGAAGTTGAAAATGAACGTTGTATTGCAAGAAAACAATCAAAATTTGGCTGGCTTCGAATCTTCCTATACTCAAACTGATACCGAAATTAAAGTGGATGTTTTGGAGTATTATCGTCAAAGCGAATTTAAAAAGGAACAATATCCTCAATTTAAGAGTGTAATTAACGCTGCTGCAGACTTTAATAAAGTAGTGTTAGTGCTCGAAAAGAAATAGTAAATCCTTTTATATCACCGGTGTTTTACCGTGATGGTGTTGTTTTTTTAGTATGCGGGCCCATTCGCAAGGGTTTTTCGCTTCGAACAAATTGGTGAATTGGCGAATGGCCGGGCTTTCGCTAATACTCCTCGGCCTGTTCAGCTAACGCTTGCCAGGCCTGTGGGGTATCACGCTCTATCCCTGCCCGACCAAACCCAAGCAGTTAAGGTTTTGTCCATACTTTAGGTTGGAATCTTTGTTTCTTTTAAACCAAAATTCAGTATTGGAAATTGTAATGAAGCTTTCAAATGCACTAAAGACGAGGCTTTTAGGTTGATTTTTTGGGTGAAAAATAGTGTCCTGGACTTTTCTAAAAATTTACCAGCCCCCACTGTCTTTTTGGTTTGTGATTACCACATCCCGAATTCTAATACCAATTTTAATTTATAAATAGTCCAAAGGCAATTTATAAATTTAGATTGGTAAGTACCGAGGATACAAAATGTTAGTCCGATTTTTTCAAGAAAATTTAAGCATAAAATTGGACTATACATTTTGTCCATTCGGTATAAATGCCGAGGATACAGAATGTTAGGCCAATTTTTTCAAATAAAATTAATACCTAAAATTGGACTAAATATAATGTCCATTCGGTATAATACTGATTCTAGGTTTAATACATGAATTTATATTCCCAAATTACTGACATGGTTTGGTTGTTTTACTGACACCTTAATTAACCTCGGCTTTGCTGTCAGGTTTTTTTGTCAGGTATTGGGGTGTTTGTTTTAATTGCAAAATTTGCTGTATTCCTTGTCTGTTAAGGAATATAGTGGTTTGTTTTGAATTAAAGTAAGAAGTTTGGCACGGGTTAAATAAAAAAGTAGCACGGTGCTTGCCAATAGGTGTTCAAGTTTGAAAAACAAACAAGAAACTAAAACACTTAAATACAAATTAAAATGGAAGACGCACTTAAAAAATTTCTTTACGCCGGAGTTGAATTAGCAGCAGCAACCTCTGATCGTTTTCAAAAACAAGTTACAGATTTAGTTAAGAAAGGAAAAATTTCTGAAACTGAAGGTAAAAAATTAGTTGATGAGTTCTTGGATAAAGCAGAGAAAGGAAAAAAAGATTTAGAGAAACGCTACGATGCATTGACCGAGAAATTGGGATTGAACAATTCAGAAGAAGCTGAATTGGATAAATTGAAAAAGAAAGTTTCCGACTTGGAAAGCAAGTTAGGAAAAGACAAGACTGCTAAGGCAACAGCGAAAGCCTAATCCAAACGCAGGTTTTTAAGGTTAAACAGCACGAACCTCGCCCTTAAAACGGCGGGGTTTTGTGTTTTAAATGGCAGGTAATTTCGGAAAGTAAAAACGGATTATCTCCAAACATTAAAAAATTTCATTTGTTGTTTAACGGGGCGGAAGTAATATACCC
Coding sequences within:
- a CDS encoding DUF3857 domain-containing protein, whose translation is MRNIQTPIFSFCALVAFVLLSVFTSKAQSYDMKYHTWTATPVFTKPTAEVEKDPYFYAKDLRVNEYFFEGEEFFHVYTRHLIIHVNNDIGVESYNTYYIQAADTSLILSFKARVYDSSNKVVEMTKKDLKTGEEDGVSYIKLAVKGMAPGKELELIYTLRYGNSTYGSEYIQTTSDAYNVEYRIISPEHLIMKTKSYNGFPELVANPDTNKKDKNRYIAKIDHINAQKKDEKYSEYVANLMRVEYKLWKNTVKGLNNISSWADLGQQYFKALHYQEESAAKTIKKLASKLNLNGKSSEEKIKTIENYIKTNIQMEEQLPESTIEQTLKNKYGNLVSVLQLYVLLLDESEVKYELVFTSDRTKQPFDPDFESPSFLDNYLLFFPESGKYIAPFNMLMRFGLFPESLAYSQGLFIKSIKLGETRSAVCSIKKINGLTAEQNFNDLTIVAKLDSKLEKIEFDFTHSLGGMESLQLRPYYFFLEGEKRKELVDESIKSYYKDAEIKDPKVENYDLEKTSMDVPCILSAHLMVKQMVETAGNTYLVKFGDLIGPQAEMYDESERINPVFYGNAHQYHRVITFEIPAGYKVKGAEKLKMNVVLQENNQNLAGFESSYTQTDTEIKVDVLEYYRQSEFKKEQYPQFKSVINAAADFNKVVLVLEKK